TGTCCCGTATGTGACAGAGATCTCGTAATAAGAGAATATGAGTGTTTAAAATGTCATACTACAATTAGAGGACATTTCAGGCAAGATAAATTTTCAAAATTAACTCAAGAACAAAAAGATTTTATAGAGATATTTGTAATGAAGAGAGGAAGTATCAAGGAAATAGAAAAAGAACTTGGTATATCATATCCGACTGTCAGAAATAAACTGGATCAAGTTATAAATGCACTTGGACACAAGGTG
The sequence above is a segment of the Peptoniphilaceae bacterium AMB_02 genome. Coding sequences within it:
- a CDS encoding DUF2089 domain-containing protein yields the protein MVKTNLSNCPVCDRDLVIREYECLKCHTTIRGHFRQDKFSKLTQEQKDFIEIFVMKRGSIKEIEKELGISYPTVRNKLDQVINALGHKVESDQSRIEILNMLNEGQISPEEAAEMIENLNLEGNNE